The following are encoded together in the Carbonactinospora thermoautotrophica genome:
- a CDS encoding ATP-dependent helicase yields MQPAGPAYRLLRQPPPRQEPRVLDEYQRAVVEHPGGPLLVLAGPGTGKTTTLVETVTHRIEQRGLHPDQVLLLTFSRKAALELKDRVTARLGRTSGAPLAFTFHSFCYALLRQYQAPDLYTHPIRLLIGPEQDVVVSEMLRYSGDLGAVDWPEHLRACLGMRGFAEEVRAVIARTRELGLDPEDLERFAKRAGRQDWAAVARFLDDYLDVLDARGVIDYTELVHRAVLLVERDEVREELRDRFRAVFVDEYQDTDPAQVRLLRALAGDGRDLIVVGDPDQSIYAFRGADVSGILDFRTQFPKADGSPADVVVLRVSRRCGERLLAASREVARRMPLTRLPAEQAREHRELVAAENPYGPGHVEARTYPTLGAELDGVADLLRRAHLEDGIPWGEMAVLVRSGTRSIPMLRRVLTAAGVPLEVAGDELPLREEPAVRTLLDALRVAADPTRLTPERAEALLRSPLAGLDAADLRRLGRTLRAEERLALSARGGEQRMPRPAAELIREALAEPERLVAIEDESAAKVAELGRLLQRTRAVLAEGGTAEEALWEIWSGTRWPERLAAASRRGGPAGRKADRDLDAVCELFETAARAVERIGHTGVENFLAELDAQRIPGDTLSERAVRGDAVRLLTAHRAKGLEWRLVVVTGVQEGVWPDLRRRGSLLEADRIGPDGLTEPMSLAALLAEERRLFYVAVTRARERLVVTAVESAHDDGEQPSRFLDELGVPIRRITERPRRPLSIAGLVAELRATLTDPTASDALKHAAAQRLALLAAEQDEEGDPLVPAAHPDRWWGLVDLTDNDVPVRDPGQPVALSASAVQGLAECPLQWFLGREVRAESPRTSAVGFGSVLHVLADDVAHGRAPAELAALMERLDRVWDQLAFEAPWQSAQQKEEARAALARFLVWHTAERGRMVVDTEREFSVTLQVGEIAIQIRGFIDRVEADAEGRAYLVDFKTGKTKLTREELARHPQLGLYQLAVEHGALDSVPHFRGRRPELGGAELVQLRIEDSADGMPLVQTQSAPRPDGDGSTWVERLLVEAARRVLNEEFTPMSGNGCERCEFRRCCTAWPEGRQVIE; encoded by the coding sequence GTGCAGCCTGCCGGACCCGCGTACCGCCTGCTGCGCCAGCCGCCGCCGCGGCAGGAGCCGCGGGTGCTCGACGAATACCAGCGGGCCGTCGTCGAGCACCCCGGCGGGCCGCTGTTGGTGCTGGCCGGCCCCGGCACCGGCAAGACCACCACCCTGGTGGAGACGGTCACGCACCGGATCGAGCAGCGCGGCCTCCACCCTGATCAGGTGCTGCTGCTCACGTTCAGCCGCAAGGCCGCGCTCGAGCTGAAAGACCGCGTCACCGCCCGGCTCGGCCGCACCTCGGGCGCGCCGTTGGCGTTCACGTTCCACTCGTTCTGCTACGCGCTGCTGCGCCAGTACCAGGCACCCGACCTGTACACCCATCCGATCCGGCTGCTCATCGGGCCGGAGCAAGACGTCGTCGTGTCGGAGATGCTCCGGTACAGCGGTGACCTCGGCGCCGTGGACTGGCCCGAGCACCTGCGGGCCTGCCTGGGGATGCGCGGTTTCGCCGAGGAGGTCCGTGCGGTCATCGCCCGTACCCGGGAACTCGGCCTGGACCCGGAAGACCTGGAGCGGTTCGCCAAGCGGGCCGGCCGCCAGGACTGGGCGGCGGTCGCCCGGTTCCTCGACGACTACCTGGACGTGCTCGACGCCCGGGGCGTGATCGACTACACCGAGCTTGTACACCGGGCGGTGCTGCTCGTCGAGCGGGACGAGGTACGCGAGGAGCTGCGCGACCGGTTCCGGGCCGTGTTCGTGGACGAGTACCAGGACACCGACCCCGCCCAGGTGCGGCTGCTGCGCGCCCTCGCCGGCGACGGCCGTGACCTGATCGTGGTGGGCGATCCCGACCAGTCGATCTACGCGTTCCGCGGCGCGGACGTGAGCGGCATCCTCGACTTCCGCACCCAGTTCCCCAAGGCCGACGGGTCGCCGGCCGACGTGGTGGTGCTGCGGGTGTCGCGCCGCTGCGGGGAGCGGCTGCTGGCCGCCTCCCGCGAGGTCGCCCGCCGCATGCCGCTCACCCGGCTGCCGGCCGAGCAGGCCCGGGAGCATCGGGAGCTGGTCGCGGCGGAGAACCCGTACGGCCCGGGCCACGTCGAGGCGCGCACGTACCCGACCCTCGGCGCGGAGTTGGACGGCGTGGCCGACCTGCTGCGTCGCGCCCACCTGGAGGACGGCATCCCCTGGGGGGAGATGGCCGTGCTGGTGCGCTCCGGCACCCGGTCCATCCCGATGCTGCGCCGCGTGCTGACCGCCGCCGGGGTGCCGCTGGAGGTGGCCGGCGACGAGCTGCCGCTGCGGGAGGAGCCCGCGGTGCGGACCCTGCTCGATGCGCTGCGGGTCGCCGCCGACCCGACCCGGCTCACGCCCGAGCGCGCCGAGGCGCTGCTGCGCTCCCCGCTCGCCGGCCTGGACGCGGCCGACCTGCGACGGCTCGGCCGGACCCTGCGCGCCGAGGAACGGCTCGCCCTGTCCGCCCGCGGCGGGGAGCAGCGCATGCCGCGCCCGGCGGCCGAGCTGATCCGCGAGGCGCTGGCCGAGCCGGAGCGGCTGGTCGCCATCGAGGACGAGAGCGCCGCCAAGGTGGCTGAGCTGGGCCGGCTGCTGCAGCGGACGCGGGCGGTCCTCGCCGAGGGCGGCACCGCCGAAGAAGCGCTGTGGGAGATCTGGTCCGGCACCCGCTGGCCCGAGCGGCTCGCGGCGGCCTCCCGGCGCGGCGGACCCGCCGGCCGCAAGGCCGACCGGGACCTGGACGCGGTGTGCGAGCTGTTCGAGACCGCCGCCCGCGCGGTGGAGCGGATCGGGCACACCGGGGTGGAGAACTTCCTGGCCGAACTCGACGCCCAGCGCATCCCCGGGGACACGCTCTCGGAGCGGGCCGTACGCGGGGACGCGGTCCGGCTGCTCACCGCGCACCGGGCCAAGGGCCTGGAGTGGCGGCTCGTCGTGGTCACCGGCGTGCAGGAAGGCGTGTGGCCGGACCTGCGGCGGCGCGGCTCGCTGTTGGAGGCCGACCGGATCGGGCCCGACGGGCTGACCGAGCCGATGTCGCTGGCCGCGCTCCTCGCCGAGGAGCGCCGCCTGTTCTACGTGGCCGTCACCCGCGCCCGGGAACGGCTGGTCGTCACCGCGGTGGAGTCCGCGCACGACGACGGGGAACAGCCGTCCCGCTTCCTCGACGAGCTGGGCGTGCCCATCCGGCGGATCACCGAGCGGCCCCGCCGCCCGCTGTCGATCGCCGGTCTGGTCGCGGAGTTGCGCGCGACGCTCACCGACCCGACCGCCTCCGACGCGCTGAAGCACGCCGCCGCCCAGCGGCTGGCCCTGCTGGCCGCCGAGCAGGACGAGGAGGGGGACCCGCTGGTGCCCGCCGCCCATCCGGACCGCTGGTGGGGCCTGGTCGATCTCACCGACAACGACGTCCCGGTCCGCGACCCGGGGCAGCCCGTGGCGCTGTCCGCGAGCGCCGTCCAGGGGCTCGCCGAGTGCCCGCTGCAGTGGTTCCTCGGCCGCGAGGTGCGCGCCGAGTCGCCGCGAACCTCCGCGGTCGGGTTCGGCAGCGTGCTGCACGTGCTGGCCGACGACGTCGCGCACGGGCGCGCCCCGGCCGAGCTGGCCGCGCTCATGGAGCGCCTGGACCGGGTCTGGGACCAGCTCGCGTTCGAGGCGCCCTGGCAGTCGGCCCAACAGAAGGAGGAGGCCCGGGCGGCCCTGGCCCGGTTCCTGGTCTGGCACACCGCCGAGCGCGGCCGGATGGTCGTGGACACCGAACGGGAGTTCTCGGTCACGCTCCAGGTCGGGGAGATCGCGATCCAGATTCGCGGCTTCATCGACCGGGTCGAGGCCGACGCGGAAGGTCGCGCGTACCTGGTGGACTTCAAGACGGGCAAGACCAAGCTCACCCGGGAGGAGCTCGCCCGGCACCCGCAGCTCGGCCTGTACCAGCTCGCGGTCGAGCACGGCGCGCTGGATTCCGTCCCGCACTTCCGAGGCCGCCGCCCCGAGCTGGGCGGGGCTGAGCTGGTCCAGCTGCGCATCGAGGACTCCGCCGACGGCATGCCGCTCGTCCAGACCCAGTCCGCGCCGCGCCCCGACGGCGACGGCAGCACCTGGGTGGAGCGGCTCCTGGTCGAGGCCGCCCGCCGGGTGCTGAACGAGGAGTTCACCCCGATGAGCGGGAACGGATGCGAGCGGTGCGAGTTCCGCCGGTGCTGCACCGCCTGGCCCGAGGGACGGCAGGTGATCGAGTGA
- a CDS encoding GNAT family N-acetyltransferase — MTLWRIQAVVDESPGRLAALTTALALCQGNILDLTVQPDSHGAVDEFFVMAPPSVGQDLLVNALTTAGGRDVRMRQAGMDELVDAATRALGLAARLSSDLEELPGVLLELLGADAAEVLPATAGSTGEAATPDSGDDLHFLLVPLPDGSTVRLARRALVFTATEAARADALVRLAERLSGSGRPPEPASHCHVVLSDESELLVRPGLPGDASAAAQLHRRCSPETRRLRYFSPRHRLSAGMLERLLDRRYGHTLVAVSPQGQLVAMGHLLPTAEPGVAEVALLVEDAWQHRGLGTVLLRRLLALGRCQGFAELSAYVPPGHTRMLRLLRRVGAAEEFDMADGLVRVRIPLSPVVIASGQPAPARSGG, encoded by the coding sequence ATGACGCTATGGCGGATCCAGGCCGTGGTGGACGAGTCCCCCGGCCGGCTGGCGGCCCTGACGACCGCGTTGGCTCTGTGCCAGGGCAACATCCTCGACCTCACCGTTCAGCCGGACTCGCACGGCGCGGTCGACGAGTTCTTCGTCATGGCCCCGCCGAGCGTGGGACAGGACCTGCTGGTCAACGCGCTGACCACTGCGGGGGGCCGGGACGTCAGGATGCGGCAGGCCGGCATGGACGAGCTCGTCGACGCGGCCACGCGCGCGCTCGGGCTGGCGGCCCGGCTCTCCAGCGACCTCGAGGAGCTGCCGGGTGTGCTGCTGGAGCTGCTGGGCGCGGACGCCGCCGAGGTGCTGCCGGCGACCGCCGGCAGTACGGGGGAAGCCGCGACGCCCGACAGCGGGGACGACCTCCATTTCCTGCTGGTCCCGTTGCCGGACGGTTCGACGGTCCGGCTCGCCCGGCGTGCGTTGGTCTTCACCGCGACCGAGGCCGCTCGCGCCGACGCGCTGGTCCGTCTCGCCGAGCGCCTGTCTGGGTCCGGGCGTCCGCCCGAGCCAGCGAGCCACTGTCATGTGGTGCTCTCCGACGAGTCGGAGCTGCTCGTCCGCCCAGGACTGCCCGGCGACGCGTCCGCGGCCGCGCAGCTGCACCGGCGCTGCTCGCCCGAGACCCGCCGCCTGCGCTACTTCAGCCCCCGACACCGGCTGTCGGCCGGAATGCTGGAGCGGCTCCTCGACAGGAGGTACGGACATACGCTGGTGGCGGTCTCGCCCCAGGGGCAGCTCGTGGCCATGGGCCATCTCCTCCCCACGGCGGAGCCGGGGGTGGCTGAGGTCGCGCTCCTCGTCGAGGACGCATGGCAGCACCGCGGTCTGGGGACCGTGCTCCTGCGACGGCTGCTCGCGCTGGGGCGGTGCCAGGGTTTCGCCGAACTGTCCGCCTACGTGCCACCCGGCCACACCCGGATGCTGCGGCTCCTGCGCCGCGTGGGCGCCGCCGAGGAGTTCGACATGGCGGACGGGCTGGTCAGGGTCCGCATACCGCTGTCCCCGGTGGTCATCGCCAGCGGGCAGCCGGCTCCCGCCCGCAGCGGCGGGTAG
- a CDS encoding erythromycin esterase family protein, which yields MSGRLDDMRGLALPLTEPSHFDPLLERIGDARYVLLGEASHGTHEYYRWRAALTRRLIEELGFSFVAVEGDWPDCFRIHCSVTHRSAADPRAALDAFSRWPTWMWANEEVVAFCQWLREYNAEQPAEVWVGFFGLDVYSLWDSLRSALGHVRDHVPEYLDAALAACRCFEPYCGDPHEYARAGRLVPDSCEDEVAGMLCGLRERAVAQESESPLASLAAWQDAEVAAGAGAYYRAMVRGGPGFWNIRDTHMADTLDRLVGFYGPDVKAVVWEHNTHVGDARFTDMARRGLVNVGQLVRERHGRVGVVLVGFGSHRGTVIAGDGWGAPMRVMEVPPARAGSLEDLLHATGLPEALYVFPPRDQQPGWLTGWLDHRAIGVVYQPEQGGDYAPTRLGSRYDAFCWFDETSASRPLHAERVGCRELEAFPTGV from the coding sequence GTGTCCGGGCGCCTGGACGACATGCGCGGGCTGGCCCTGCCGCTGACCGAGCCGAGCCACTTCGACCCGCTGCTGGAGCGGATCGGTGACGCCCGGTACGTGCTGCTAGGCGAGGCGAGCCACGGCACGCACGAGTACTACCGGTGGCGCGCGGCGCTCACCCGGCGGTTGATCGAGGAGCTGGGCTTCTCGTTCGTCGCGGTCGAGGGCGACTGGCCGGACTGTTTCCGGATCCACTGCTCCGTGACGCACCGGTCGGCGGCGGACCCGCGTGCGGCGCTGGACGCGTTCAGCCGCTGGCCCACCTGGATGTGGGCCAACGAGGAGGTCGTGGCCTTCTGCCAGTGGCTGCGCGAGTACAACGCCGAGCAGCCGGCGGAGGTTTGGGTCGGGTTCTTCGGGCTGGACGTGTACAGCCTGTGGGACTCGCTGCGCTCGGCGCTGGGGCACGTGCGCGACCACGTCCCCGAGTACCTGGACGCCGCGCTGGCCGCGTGCCGCTGCTTCGAGCCGTACTGCGGGGACCCGCACGAGTACGCCCGGGCCGGCCGCCTGGTGCCGGATTCGTGCGAGGACGAGGTGGCCGGCATGCTCTGCGGGCTGCGGGAACGCGCCGTGGCCCAGGAGAGCGAGTCGCCGCTGGCCAGCCTCGCCGCCTGGCAGGACGCCGAGGTGGCGGCAGGCGCGGGGGCGTACTACCGGGCCATGGTGCGCGGCGGCCCCGGCTTCTGGAACATCCGCGACACGCACATGGCCGACACGCTGGACCGCCTGGTGGGCTTCTACGGCCCGGACGTGAAGGCCGTGGTGTGGGAGCACAACACGCACGTCGGCGACGCCCGGTTCACCGACATGGCGAGGCGCGGCCTGGTCAACGTCGGCCAGCTGGTGCGGGAGCGGCACGGGCGCGTGGGCGTGGTGCTGGTGGGGTTCGGCTCGCACCGGGGCACGGTGATCGCGGGCGACGGGTGGGGCGCGCCGATGCGGGTGATGGAGGTGCCCCCGGCCCGCGCCGGGTCGCTGGAGGACCTGCTGCACGCTACCGGGCTTCCAGAGGCGCTGTATGTGTTCCCGCCTCGGGACCAGCAGCCTGGCTGGCTCACCGGCTGGCTGGACCACCGGGCGATCGGAGTGGTGTACCAGCCGGAGCAGGGCGGCGACTACGCGCCGACCCGGCTCGGCTCCCGGTACGACGCGTTCTGCTGGTTCGACGAGACCTCGGCGTCGCGCCCCCTGCACGCCGAGCGTGTGGGTTGCAGGGAGCTGGAGGCGTTCCCGACCGGGGTCTGA
- a CDS encoding MGMT family protein, protein MLEPTPYVELVLDLVERIPAGKVLSYGDVAEYLGAGGPRQVGRVMAYYGGGVPWWRVVRADGSPPPGHEREALRRYRVEGTPLRPAGDRVDMRLARWDGR, encoded by the coding sequence GTGCTGGAGCCCACTCCCTACGTCGAACTCGTCCTCGACCTGGTCGAGCGGATTCCGGCCGGCAAGGTCCTGTCGTACGGCGACGTGGCCGAGTATCTCGGTGCGGGCGGCCCGCGCCAGGTCGGGCGGGTGATGGCCTACTACGGCGGCGGCGTGCCGTGGTGGCGGGTGGTCCGCGCCGATGGGTCGCCCCCGCCCGGCCATGAGCGCGAGGCCCTGCGCCGGTACCGGGTCGAGGGCACCCCGTTGCGCCCGGCCGGGGACCGGGTCGACATGCGCCTGGCCCGGTGGGACGGGCGGTGA
- a CDS encoding serine protease family protein, translating into MSHPWTKRILTAAAVSLVVVAPALPAHAAPPRAAAWASAGTATIHPGVQMRTRGAQCTANFVFTNGTKVYLGYAAHCASTSAATATNGCQAGSLPLGIPVQITGATRPGRLAYSSWHTMRQRGERNGDACKYNDFALVQIDPADVDRVNPSVPRWGGPDGLNTVGIRSGEIVYSYGNSALRRGIALLNPKHGVSLGTVGNGWSHGVYTATPGIPGDSGSAFLDSRGRALGVLSTLMILPWPASNGVGDLAHQLAYARAHGGLGGVRLVPGTEPFRGR; encoded by the coding sequence ATGTCGCATCCCTGGACGAAGCGCATCCTGACCGCCGCCGCGGTCTCACTGGTCGTCGTCGCCCCTGCCCTGCCCGCCCATGCCGCGCCCCCGCGCGCCGCGGCCTGGGCCTCCGCCGGCACCGCCACCATCCATCCCGGTGTGCAGATGCGCACCCGCGGGGCGCAGTGCACGGCGAACTTCGTCTTCACCAACGGCACGAAGGTCTACCTCGGGTACGCCGCGCACTGCGCGAGCACCAGCGCCGCCACCGCCACGAACGGCTGCCAGGCCGGCTCCCTCCCGCTCGGCATCCCGGTCCAGATCACCGGCGCGACCCGGCCCGGCCGACTCGCCTACAGCTCCTGGCACACCATGCGCCAGCGCGGCGAGCGGAACGGCGATGCCTGCAAGTACAACGACTTCGCACTGGTCCAGATCGATCCCGCCGACGTCGACCGGGTGAATCCCTCGGTGCCGCGCTGGGGCGGCCCGGACGGCCTCAACACCGTCGGCATCCGGTCCGGCGAAATCGTCTACTCGTACGGCAACTCCGCGCTGCGCCGCGGCATAGCCCTGCTGAACCCCAAGCACGGGGTCAGCCTGGGCACCGTCGGCAACGGCTGGAGCCACGGCGTGTACACGGCCACCCCCGGTATCCCAGGCGACTCGGGCAGCGCCTTCCTGGACAGCCGGGGCCGGGCGCTGGGCGTGCTCAGCACCCTGATGATCCTGCCGTGGCCCGCCAGCAACGGCGTGGGCGACCTGGCCCACCAGCTCGCGTACGCCCGCGCGCACGGCGGTCTCGGCGGCGTCCGGCTGGTGCCCGGCACCGAGCCGTTCCGCGGCCGCTAG
- a CDS encoding transcriptional regulator, whose protein sequence is MREQLDPTIHAPTRLSLVALLAAADEAEFAFVRDHLGVSDSVLSKHASALEAAGYVEIRKGFVGKRARTWLKLTPTGRRAFAAHVAALQRIVAQAGESVLPPQ, encoded by the coding sequence ATGAGAGAACAACTCGACCCCACGATCCACGCACCCACCCGGCTGTCGCTCGTCGCCCTGCTCGCGGCGGCCGACGAGGCCGAGTTCGCCTTCGTCCGCGACCATCTGGGGGTGAGCGACTCGGTGCTCTCCAAGCACGCGAGCGCGCTGGAGGCGGCCGGATACGTGGAGATCCGCAAGGGCTTCGTCGGCAAGCGGGCGCGCACCTGGCTGAAACTCACCCCCACAGGACGCCGGGCGTTCGCCGCGCACGTGGCGGCGCTGCAGCGGATCGTCGCCCAGGCCGGGGAGAGCGTGCTCCCGCCGCAGTGA
- the moeZ gene encoding adenylyltransferase/sulfurtransferase MoeZ, giving the protein MSLPPLVEPAAELSVDEVRRYSRHLIIPDVGMAGQKRLKNAKVLCVGAGGLGSPALMYLAAAGVGTLGIIDFDVVDESNLQRQVIHGQSDVGRSKAQSAADKIREINPFVNVVLHEERLDSTNAMRIFEPYDLIVDGTDNFATRYLVNDACVLLGKPYVWGSIFRFDGQASVFWAEHGPCYRCLYPEPPPPGMVPSCAEGGVLGVLCATVGSIQVNEAIKIITGIGEPLVGRLMVYDALEMTFKSVKVRKDPECALCGKNPTITELIDYEAFCGTLTPEAAEAAKDSTISVKQLKEMMDRGEDFLLVDVREPNEYEIVKIPGSVLIPKGEFLTGEALEKLPQDKKIVLHCKTGGRSAECLAIAKNAGFDAVHVAGGVIAWANQIDPSLPIY; this is encoded by the coding sequence GTGTCGCTGCCACCGCTGGTCGAACCCGCCGCCGAGCTGAGCGTCGACGAGGTCCGCCGGTACTCCCGCCACCTGATCATCCCCGATGTCGGGATGGCCGGGCAGAAGCGCCTGAAGAACGCCAAGGTGCTCTGCGTCGGCGCGGGCGGGCTCGGCTCTCCGGCGCTCATGTACCTCGCCGCCGCCGGCGTGGGCACTCTCGGCATCATCGACTTCGACGTCGTCGACGAGTCCAACCTGCAGCGCCAGGTCATCCACGGGCAAAGCGATGTGGGCCGGTCGAAGGCTCAGTCGGCCGCCGACAAGATCCGCGAGATCAACCCGTTCGTGAACGTCGTGTTGCACGAGGAGCGGCTCGACTCGACGAACGCGATGCGGATCTTCGAGCCGTACGACCTGATCGTCGACGGCACCGACAACTTCGCCACCCGGTACCTGGTCAACGACGCGTGCGTGCTGCTCGGCAAGCCGTACGTGTGGGGGTCGATCTTCCGGTTCGACGGCCAGGCCAGCGTGTTCTGGGCCGAGCACGGCCCGTGCTACCGCTGCCTGTACCCCGAGCCCCCGCCGCCCGGCATGGTGCCCTCCTGCGCCGAGGGCGGTGTGCTCGGCGTGCTGTGCGCCACGGTCGGCTCCATCCAGGTGAACGAGGCGATCAAGATCATCACCGGCATTGGCGAGCCGCTGGTCGGCCGGCTGATGGTCTACGACGCGCTGGAGATGACCTTCAAGTCGGTCAAGGTTCGCAAGGACCCCGAGTGCGCGCTGTGCGGCAAGAACCCGACCATCACCGAGCTGATCGACTACGAGGCGTTCTGCGGCACGCTCACCCCGGAGGCCGCCGAGGCCGCCAAGGACTCCACGATCTCGGTCAAGCAGCTCAAGGAGATGATGGACCGCGGGGAGGACTTCCTGCTGGTCGACGTCCGGGAGCCGAACGAGTACGAGATCGTGAAGATCCCCGGCTCGGTGCTGATCCCCAAGGGTGAGTTCCTGACCGGGGAGGCGCTGGAGAAGCTGCCGCAGGACAAGAAGATCGTCCTGCACTGCAAGACCGGTGGCCGGTCGGCCGAGTGCCTGGCGATCGCGAAGAACGCCGGCTTCGACGCCGTCCACGTCGCCGGCGGCGTGATCGCGTGGGCCAACCAGATCGACCCCTCGCTGCCGATCTACTGA
- a CDS encoding DUF3152 domain-containing protein, which yields MGKRRKPKKRPYRQITALAVAVAAVAATPLVTDVVRGGGSTADGLRDAEAKASRSSDRVFPATVQEATGGPELDGGVAVTRKSIDPASVKVPRYASGKLVPVPGGARPTATRGRLMRYRVLVEKGLPLDGTEFARTSVRVLNDPRSWAHGGAYRFEWVTKGPVDFELILASPRLTDLQCRQGYLDTDGLYSCRVRDHVVINAMRWAQGAEAYQGRLAEYRIYVINHEVGHRLGHKHEGCPGPGRLAPVMMQQTKGVGECRPNPWPYP from the coding sequence GTGGGTAAACGCCGCAAGCCGAAGAAACGACCATACCGCCAGATCACCGCACTCGCCGTGGCCGTCGCCGCGGTGGCCGCGACCCCCCTTGTCACCGACGTCGTGCGGGGTGGGGGATCTACCGCCGATGGTTTGCGCGATGCGGAAGCCAAGGCGTCGAGATCATCCGACCGGGTGTTCCCGGCCACCGTGCAGGAGGCCACGGGCGGCCCGGAGCTGGACGGCGGTGTCGCGGTCACCCGGAAGTCCATCGACCCGGCCTCGGTCAAGGTGCCGCGGTACGCCTCCGGCAAGCTGGTCCCGGTGCCCGGCGGTGCCCGGCCGACCGCGACCCGGGGCCGGCTGATGCGGTACCGGGTGCTGGTCGAGAAGGGTCTGCCGCTGGACGGCACGGAGTTCGCGCGCACGTCGGTCCGGGTGCTCAACGACCCGCGCAGCTGGGCGCATGGCGGCGCGTACCGGTTCGAGTGGGTCACGAAGGGGCCGGTGGACTTCGAGCTGATCCTGGCCAGCCCGCGGCTCACGGACCTGCAGTGCCGGCAGGGCTACCTGGACACCGACGGCCTGTACTCGTGCCGGGTCCGTGACCACGTGGTGATCAACGCCATGCGCTGGGCGCAGGGCGCGGAGGCGTACCAGGGCCGGCTGGCCGAGTACCGGATCTACGTGATCAACCACGAGGTGGGTCACCGGCTCGGCCACAAGCACGAGGGCTGCCCGGGCCCCGGGCGGCTGGCGCCGGTCATGATGCAGCAGACCAAGGGGGTCGGCGAGTGCCGGCCGAACCCCTGGCCGTACCCGTGA
- a CDS encoding alpha/beta hydrolase, with product MRLSIRRAEPCADGAQPPPAVYVHGLGGSALNWTDLMGLLRDRVDGVAIDLPGFGESPPPADGDYSTFGHARAVLRLIEWLGKGPVHLLGNSMGGAVAVRVAAQRPDLVRTLTLISPALPDLRLRRTSASTGLLAVPGIGHALTRWIHRMPPERRAQAAAELVYANAAAVPEPLLRIAAEEYAKRSRCPWAQQALLASARGIIRAYLERGPQSLWSQAARVRAPTLLVYGRQDKLVDSRLAVRAAETFPRSRLVVLPDSGHVAMMEHPRLVAAAVRELLEDSERETGTGQ from the coding sequence ATGCGGCTCTCCATCCGGCGTGCCGAGCCCTGCGCCGACGGTGCGCAGCCGCCCCCGGCCGTGTACGTGCACGGTCTCGGTGGCTCCGCGCTGAACTGGACCGACCTGATGGGGTTGCTGCGTGACCGGGTCGACGGGGTCGCGATCGACCTGCCCGGATTCGGGGAATCCCCGCCCCCGGCGGACGGTGACTACTCGACGTTCGGCCATGCCCGCGCGGTGCTCCGGCTCATCGAGTGGCTCGGCAAGGGTCCGGTGCACCTGCTGGGCAACTCCATGGGCGGCGCGGTGGCGGTCCGGGTCGCCGCCCAGCGCCCGGACCTGGTGCGCACGCTCACGTTGATCTCGCCCGCCCTGCCCGACCTGCGGCTGCGCCGGACCAGCGCATCCACCGGCCTGCTCGCCGTACCCGGCATCGGGCACGCGCTGACCCGATGGATCCACCGCATGCCGCCGGAGCGCCGGGCGCAGGCGGCGGCCGAGCTGGTGTACGCCAACGCCGCCGCGGTGCCCGAGCCCCTGCTCCGGATCGCCGCGGAGGAGTACGCCAAGCGCAGCCGCTGCCCGTGGGCGCAGCAAGCGCTGCTCGCCTCGGCCCGCGGCATCATCCGCGCCTACCTGGAGCGGGGCCCGCAGTCGCTGTGGAGCCAGGCGGCACGGGTCAGGGCGCCGACCCTCCTTGTGTACGGGCGCCAGGACAAGCTCGTAGACTCACGCCTGGCGGTCCGGGCGGCTGAGACGTTTCCTCGGTCGCGGTTGGTCGTTCTACCTGATAGCGGGCACGTGGCGATGATGGAGCATCCGCGCCTCGTCGCGGCTGCCGTGCGTGAGCTACTCGAGGACAGCGAGCGGGAAACGGGAACGGGCCAGTAG
- a CDS encoding TetR/AcrR family transcriptional regulator, whose translation MTAIEDTRPRGTRLPRLARRQQLLGAAQEVFVAQGYHAAAMDDIAERAGVSKPVLYQHFPGKLELYLALLDQHCEALVQAVRDALASTTDNKKRVEATMTAYFQFVDNAGGAFRLVFESDLTNEEAVRERVERATNACAEAVSEVIAEDTGLPRDEAMLLAVGLTGMAHVTARYWLATKGSIPRDAAAQLVANLAWRGIAGFPRKDDTPR comes from the coding sequence GTGACGGCCATTGAGGACACCCGTCCGCGGGGCACGCGGCTGCCGCGGCTGGCCCGTCGCCAGCAGTTGCTGGGGGCCGCACAGGAGGTGTTCGTCGCACAGGGCTACCACGCCGCCGCGATGGACGACATCGCCGAACGCGCCGGCGTGAGCAAGCCGGTGCTCTACCAGCACTTTCCGGGGAAGCTTGAGCTCTACCTGGCCCTGCTGGACCAGCATTGCGAGGCCCTGGTCCAGGCGGTGCGGGACGCGCTGGCGTCGACCACGGACAACAAGAAGCGGGTCGAGGCCACGATGACCGCGTACTTCCAGTTCGTCGACAACGCCGGGGGCGCGTTCCGCCTGGTCTTCGAGTCGGACCTGACCAACGAGGAGGCGGTACGGGAGCGCGTCGAGCGGGCGACGAACGCGTGCGCCGAGGCGGTCAGCGAGGTGATCGCCGAGGACACCGGCCTGCCCCGCGACGAGGCCATGCTGCTCGCAGTCGGACTGACCGGCATGGCCCACGTGACCGCTCGCTACTGGCTGGCGACGAAGGGCTCGATCCCTCGGGACGCCGCGGCGCAGCTCGTGGCCAACCTGGCGTGGCGCGGCATCGCGGGCTTCCCGCGCAAGGACGATACGCCGCGCTGA